Sequence from the Sinorhizobium meliloti genome:
GTCGTTCGGGAGTATCTCAAGAACGGACGGCTTGTGCAGGTCCTAGACGACTGGACGCCGCCGTTTCCCGGATATCATCTCTACTATCCCTCGCGCCGGCACCCCTCGCCCGCGTTCACCTTGCTGGTGGAGGCCTTGAAAGAGTGATCGCTCGGCAAAAAGACCAGAAGCGCTCACCCAAAGGCGACGTAGTGGCAACACCGTCAAAGCACGGTCGCTGTCAGCTGACAACTCGCGGTGCTACTGGAGCATCGGCCGCGAGATCTCGGCACGCCGGATCACCGAGGATGGCGCCCGCGCCATCGATCGGCCCGCCCACCAATCTTCAGCGCGATTTTCCCGAGACAGGGATTTTGCCACGGATATGGCCCTAGGTGTTGGTGCAACAAGTTGTTGCACGATCCGTTCACGCCTCAGCAAAGGCGCATATATATTTGAGGTTCCACAGAGGACTGCCAGCGTTCGTTGTTCCAGGCGATACAATATGCGATCTTCTTAGCCCAGAACGTGAACATCCTCGCAACGAGCCGTGCACAGGGCTCGTGACGAACGGCTCCCTTCGCCCGCAAGTGGTCGTCAGCGATGGGCGCAATGAGCGGCTCGAATCAGCCCAGAGCGGACTTGAGCACCGCCCTGAAAATGATCCTCAGGTGATCTCTCACTGCCCAAGCGCGGGCTCTCGCTTCCTCACGCCGACAGTGCGCCTAATAGTGCCTTACTTGGCGCACTTCGTGATGTGTGGACCGCTCGTCCCAACGTCTGAGTATCTTCCTGGCCTCCTGAGGCACATAGGCAGCCTCGTAGTCCTCCCCCTGAAACGCGATGACGTTGTCGAGCGAGTCGAATTCCATCACGGTTGTGAACTGCACCTCCTCGCCTACAATCCGCCGCAGCAGTTCAATTGACCGATATCCCGGTATCCGCTTTGCCTCGATTCGCTAAGTCTACGTCTTCTGCCAGACCGAAACATGTTTGTCGCTGACAGAAGTGAAGGGCTCTTTCTTCCACCCACCCCAACGATGCCGTAGCTCCATGTCTGCCAGCCTCGCCATAAGATCGAGTTCGGCGGGCCAAACATAACGAAACGGAACTGTCAATTGCCGATAGCTCCCGTCCTGGAGCCAGATGTGGTGCGACGAGAAGTTCTGGCTCACCACATCATACGCGTCGATCCCCCAGCGCGTGTCGCTGCAGGCGAACGCTAGGATCGTCTCGCCCACAGACAGCCGTTGAAGTGGCGGAACTCCTACCTCCACCAGAAAGAAGCCACCGGGCCCCAGATGCGCGGCCGCATTCTGGAAGCAGGCGATTTGTGCATCCTGGGTGATCAGATTGTTGATCGTGTTGAAGGCCAGGTAAACCAGAGAGAATCGTCCGTCGACATGGATGGTCGCCATGTCGCCTATCGCCACTGGAAGAGTGTCTCCTCCTTCCTTGGCGCGAAGGCGGGATACCATGGCTCGTGAAAGCTCTACGCCTTCCACTTCAACGCCTCTTTGTGCGAGCGGGAGCGCAAGCCGCCCTGTGCCGATTGCAAACTCTAGGGCTCGTCCTCCTTCCGCCAAATCGACCAAAAGGTCGACGATTGGATCAACCACCTCCGGAGCCGAGATCGCATCATCGTCATCGTAAGACGCTGCGACCATTCCATCGAAAACGCCATCCTCATGCATCTTGCACTTCTCCTATGCTGGTTGTTGTCGTGGAGAGCTTAGTTG
This genomic interval carries:
- a CDS encoding class I SAM-dependent DNA methyltransferase; its protein translation is MHEDGVFDGMVAASYDDDDAISAPEVVDPIVDLLVDLAEGGRALEFAIGTGRLALPLAQRGVEVEGVELSRAMVSRLRAKEGGDTLPVAIGDMATIHVDGRFSLVYLAFNTINNLITQDAQIACFQNAAAHLGPGGFFLVEVGVPPLQRLSVGETILAFACSDTRWGIDAYDVVSQNFSSHHIWLQDGSYRQLTVPFRYVWPAELDLMARLADMELRHRWGGWKKEPFTSVSDKHVSVWQKT